Part of the Brevibacillus brevis genome is shown below.
TCGCCACTTCATCGCATGCTTTCTGAAAAGTAGGGCCTCTCTCCCTTCCCGGGTTAGAGGCCCTATTTATTGCCCGATCCTGTCTCGATATGAATTCAACCATACGTCAGTCCTTTTTTTCCAAAAATAAAACATATCCATTTTGGCATCCTATACAGAGGGAGGTGAAGCTTTACACCTTCACCTGGGTATTTCATACAATCAAGGGCAGGGAAGGAACATTGATTAAAAGTGCAGCAATTGAAAAAATATTGTGGAGTATTGCTCTGCCGGGATTTGGTCAGTTTTTAAACGGAAAGTTTTTAAAAGGTTTGACCTTACTTGGTCTTGAATTCATCATCAATCAGAAGTCTCATCTCAATCAAATTATCATTGCTAGTTTTCAAGGAGATATTCCAATAGCCGTTGAAATAACGGATTATCAGTGGCTGATGTTTTATCCATGCTTGTACATGTTTGCCATGTATGACGCATACCGGGATACCTTTTCAGGAGATATTCCTTCTTACTCGGTTTTCCCCTTTGCTTTCGCAGCCTTTTTTGCAACCATCGGCGTTATTTATTCCTCCCAGCTTCGGATTTTTGGATTCCTGCTGGGTCCTGTTTGGTTACCGATGGCGGGGTGCTTTCTCGGTATTCTCATCGGGAATGTATTGAAGTTCTTGTTTAAAACAAATCATGCTCCCAACTATCCATAAATAAGCAGCATATTTCAGGGCTTTCCTGGTGAGAATCTAAAGGAAAATAACCGTTGGACGGAGGGACTTTTGTGGAGACCATAATGGATGAACAGATGAGTCCAAAGGAACAACCCCATATCCTGGATCAACATCAGAATGATAAATTGACGTCCGCCGAGCAAGGCAAGCTTTGGGCTACGTATGTAGGAAATACCATGTCCGTTTGCGTGTTGAGTTATATGATAAATCATGTGGAAGATCAAGAAATCAAGCATGTTTTGCAGAGCACATTGCATCTGTCCGAACAGTTTTTACAAACGATCAAGGAAATCTTCGCTCGAGAAAACTACCCGATCCCCACAGGATTCACAAAAGAGGATGTGGATATTGCCGCTCCGCGACTGTTCGAAGATGACTTTTACCTTCACTACTTGAAGTATGTTGCGAAGGCGGGAATAAGTCTATACGGGATCGCCATTCCGTTGGTAACCAGAGCTGATATTCGACAGTTCTTTACTCAATGCATCGATCAGACGGTCGATCTCATTAATCAGGCAACCACTGTCATGCTAAAAAAGGGGCTCTTAATCAAGCCGCCCTACATTCCTTATCCGGAAACAGTGGATTTTATCGAGAAACACAGCTATCACAATGGTTTTTTTGGTCGAGTCAGGCCGCTGCAAGCTCTGGAGATCACACACCTGTACGATAACTTGGAAAATAATGCGACCAGCAAAGCGGTTTTGATCGGCTTTAGCCAAGTCGCAACGTCAAACCAGGCAAAGGCGTATTTTCGGCGCGGGATCGAAATAGCCACCAGCCATTACGACACGTTCCGCAGCATTATGCAGGATGAGGGCTTAACCTCTCCTTCCATTATTGATCAGCTGGTGACAACCTCCACAACTGCCCCCTTTTCCGATCGATTAATGCTTTTTCATAAATTAGACATGTATGCCGTTCGAATAAGAGCTTATGGAAATGCCATTTCCATGTGCGCAAGGCATGATGTGGTAACGAAGTACGCTCGTTTTCTCGTGGAAGTGGGGAATTACGTCGAGGATGGATCGAATATCTTGATTGACAATGGTTGGCTGGAGCAGCCCCCTCAGGCGATTGATCGAAAAGCTCTTGCCTCCAACAAGCATTGACCTTTTAAAGAGTAGCAAAGCGAATGGCCGCCTTCCCTGAATTGGGAAGGTGGCCTTTGTTCTATGTCGCACCCATTCGATTGAAAAGGACACCTTGCGTTTATACCGAGTCAACGCAGGATTAACATTGACTTACTCAAGTCTAGATACTCTTGCCTAATAAAGAACCTAAATTATATGCTGGATTTGGGTATAGCTACGCCAAAATCCCCGACACCCTAGAAAAAGTTATCAGTAAGGATCGGTTGCTACACTTGAAAAGGCAGGCCTATTACTTAAAGAAGTCATGGGTGAATTGGAAATCTATTTCGACCATACAAGGCAAGGACCTATCACTGAGCAACGCTTTTTACAAGAAGAGCAACGATACGTAGAACTGTTTTATCGACTTTGGGCAAAAAGCAAGGTTACCATCTATACAAATTTACACGATAAAGAGATTGCCTACATCAAACAGCCACTAACTCCTAACGAAATCAATCTGTTAGATCAAATTATTCAGAAGACCAAGCC
Proteins encoded:
- a CDS encoding DUF3231 family protein, yielding MDEQMSPKEQPHILDQHQNDKLTSAEQGKLWATYVGNTMSVCVLSYMINHVEDQEIKHVLQSTLHLSEQFLQTIKEIFARENYPIPTGFTKEDVDIAAPRLFEDDFYLHYLKYVAKAGISLYGIAIPLVTRADIRQFFTQCIDQTVDLINQATTVMLKKGLLIKPPYIPYPETVDFIEKHSYHNGFFGRVRPLQALEITHLYDNLENNATSKAVLIGFSQVATSNQAKAYFRRGIEIATSHYDTFRSIMQDEGLTSPSIIDQLVTTSTTAPFSDRLMLFHKLDMYAVRIRAYGNAISMCARHDVVTKYARFLVEVGNYVEDGSNILIDNGWLEQPPQAIDRKALASNKH